From Alphaproteobacteria bacterium, one genomic window encodes:
- the purS gene encoding phosphoribosylformylglycinamidine synthase subunit PurS, translating to MKIRVYVSLKNGVLDPVGVTVKGALNRMGFNDVSDVRTGKFIELDVNQTDKAKAEAEVKTMCEKLLANTVIEDYKIVAA from the coding sequence ATGAAAATCAGAGTGTATGTCTCATTAAAAAACGGTGTTCTCGATCCCGTTGGCGTCACCGTCAAAGGCGCGCTGAACCGCATGGGTTTCAATGATGTCAGCGATGTTCGCACCGGCAAGTTCATTGAGCTTGATGTCAATCAAACCGACAAAGCCAAGGCCGAAGCCGAGGTAAAAACCATGTGCGAGAAATTGCTCGCGAATACGGTTATCGAAGATTACAAAATCGTCGCAGCATAA
- the acpP gene encoding acyl carrier protein has translation MPTTSAAIDPATLDRTEITSHVKDIVAAKSRVDRAKLDDMDLTTTHFVGDLNADSLDFVELIMAVEDRFGIKIPDEDAERLTTVDLLIGYVAGERLPDVPAATTCGLNKQHLQSPYGICVKA, from the coding sequence ATGCCAACAACCTCAGCAGCCATTGATCCAGCCACATTAGATCGTACCGAAATCACAAGCCATGTAAAAGACATTGTCGCCGCGAAATCGAGGGTAGATCGCGCCAAATTGGACGACATGGATTTAACCACCACACATTTTGTCGGTGACCTTAACGCCGATAGTTTGGACTTTGTTGAATTGATTATGGCGGTTGAAGATAGATTTGGAATCAAAATTCCAGACGAGGATGCGGAAAGACTCACCACTGTCGACTTATTAATCGGTTATGTAGCGGGAGAAAGATTACCAGATGTTCCAGCGGCAACTACGTGCGGATTGAACAAACAACATCTACAATCGCCTTATGGAATTTGCGTGAAAGCTTAG
- the purQ gene encoding phosphoribosylformylglycinamidine synthase subunit PurQ, protein MKAGVVVFPGSNCERECAVHLEKSSGVKPVMLWHKDTSIPNLDVIVLPGGFAFGDYLRTGAMAAHSPIMGPVRDAAKKGVRVIGICNGFQILVEAGLLPGVLRRNKGLKYVCKEVFLRVESNDSPFTRKYKAGQTVCFPVGHGEGNYYAPEDTLKRIEDKGLVAFRYVTEMGEVNDNANPNGAMNNIAGIYNETKNVLGLMPHPDRAADPLIGRNDGRAMFDSLCV, encoded by the coding sequence ATGAAAGCAGGCGTTGTCGTATTCCCCGGATCCAATTGCGAGCGTGAATGCGCCGTGCATTTGGAAAAATCATCCGGCGTAAAACCGGTGATGTTATGGCACAAGGATACTTCCATCCCGAATCTGGATGTGATCGTTCTGCCAGGCGGATTTGCATTCGGCGATTATTTACGCACCGGTGCAATGGCCGCGCATTCGCCGATCATGGGTCCTGTTCGTGACGCCGCCAAAAAAGGCGTGCGCGTGATTGGCATTTGCAACGGATTCCAAATTCTGGTCGAAGCCGGATTATTGCCTGGCGTATTGCGCCGGAATAAGGGCCTGAAATATGTCTGCAAAGAAGTTTTCCTGCGCGTGGAATCGAACGATTCGCCGTTTACCCGAAAATATAAAGCTGGCCAGACCGTATGTTTTCCAGTCGGCCATGGCGAAGGCAATTATTACGCCCCCGAAGACACATTGAAACGTATCGAAGATAAAGGCCTTGTCGCGTTCCGCTATGTCACCGAAATGGGCGAAGTTAATGATAACGCCAACCCGAATGGCGCGATGAACAACATCGCCGGAATTTATAACGAAACCAAAAACGTGCTGGGGTTGATGCCTCATCCTGATCGCGCCGCCGACCCATTGATCGGCCGCAACGACGGACGGGCGATGTTTGATAGTTTATGTGTATAA
- a CDS encoding JAB domain-containing protein: protein MTAAPKKKDLPHYTGHRQRLRERFLKNPDSLPDYELLEMLLFASNPRGDTKPLAKELIKQFDNLAGVLNASVVELEKIKGMGESAIGAIKTAQVCGIRMLQQQVINKPVISSWKELLDYCYAKMAHRKTEEVRILFLDSKNQLIADEQSQEGTIDHAPVYAREIVKRALELHASAIIMVHNHPAGDPEPSREDVSITKTVQKALASVDIELHDHLIIGREGHKSLKSSGII, encoded by the coding sequence ATGACTGCCGCGCCGAAGAAAAAAGATCTTCCCCATTATACTGGCCACCGGCAAAGGCTCCGCGAAAGATTTTTGAAAAACCCCGACAGTTTGCCGGATTATGAATTGCTGGAAATGTTGCTATTCGCATCGAACCCGCGTGGCGATACCAAACCATTGGCCAAAGAATTGATCAAACAATTCGATAATCTCGCCGGCGTATTGAATGCCAGCGTTGTGGAATTAGAAAAAATAAAAGGCATGGGCGAATCCGCCATCGGCGCAATCAAAACCGCCCAAGTATGCGGCATTCGCATGTTGCAACAACAGGTAATCAATAAACCCGTTATCAGTTCTTGGAAGGAACTGCTGGATTATTGTTACGCGAAAATGGCGCATCGCAAGACCGAAGAAGTACGTATTTTATTTTTAGATTCTAAAAACCAACTGATCGCCGACGAACAATCGCAGGAAGGCACAATCGATCACGCTCCGGTTTACGCGCGCGAAATTGTTAAACGCGCGCTGGAACTCCACGCCAGCGCCATCATCATGGTACACAACCACCCGGCCGGCGATCCCGAGCCATCGCGCGAGGATGTTAGCATCACCAAAACCGTGCAAAAGGCGCTGGCCAGCGTGGATATCGAATTGCACGACCATTTAATTATCGGCCGCGAAGGACATAAGAGTCTTAAATCGAGCGGGATTATATAA
- a CDS encoding protein phosphatase 2C family protein, with the protein MSAAETLKILTANMEQGLGVFPSTFSAKGFPVGACNTAGFRNVQEDSAFAGEPKTHIPDVKAAHQFLRGQAKYIQEITARCRGISTLAMALFLPDGNLVTAHVGDTQIYSYGLPKSTAFPSVSSIMLPNGQRVIESISTIPTYALQTPNYSVTFLSAEAGLPPFHPLLEPHRIGNLAEIEALRSRGLTINYKGRVPVIEVRTPAVHCNIQITGCVGNGQVSEELGHDFGYHVFSPTDLSAMNSQLILMATDGFEPATYNHLIPTQIMDHIGEEDGMAMIAAYCAREAIRRGSKDNVTVMATNPAKPPKAPVWMVMMDCSSSSDVAIVTNDHLKRMVTRPYILEATRPKTSTIGPGHPAHPMRHPRTRRR; encoded by the coding sequence ATGAGCGCAGCGGAAACATTAAAAATACTAACAGCAAATATGGAGCAAGGATTAGGGGTTTTTCCAAGCACATTTAGCGCCAAAGGCTTCCCGGTCGGGGCTTGCAACACAGCAGGCTTTAGAAATGTTCAAGAAGATAGCGCCTTCGCCGGAGAGCCCAAAACGCATATTCCAGATGTTAAGGCCGCCCACCAATTCTTGCGGGGACAAGCAAAATACATTCAGGAAATAACCGCAAGATGCCGCGGCATCTCGACATTGGCCATGGCGCTGTTTTTGCCGGATGGAAATTTGGTTACCGCCCATGTTGGCGACACGCAAATATATAGTTATGGCCTTCCGAAAAGCACTGCTTTTCCATCCGTTAGCAGCATCATGCTACCCAATGGACAACGCGTTATTGAATCAATTTCCACGATTCCAACCTACGCACTGCAAACCCCCAACTATAGTGTCACCTTTTTAAGCGCTGAGGCCGGATTGCCACCCTTCCATCCATTGTTGGAACCGCATCGGATCGGCAATTTAGCTGAAATAGAGGCTTTGCGCTCTCGCGGACTGACCATAAACTACAAAGGCCGCGTCCCTGTTATCGAAGTTCGTACCCCGGCAGTGCATTGCAATATTCAAATCACCGGTTGCGTAGGCAATGGTCAAGTTAGCGAAGAATTGGGCCATGATTTCGGATATCATGTTTTCTCGCCAACCGATTTAAGCGCTATGAATAGCCAGCTTATTTTAATGGCTACGGATGGGTTTGAACCAGCGACCTATAATCATTTGATTCCAACACAAATCATGGACCATATAGGGGAAGAAGACGGGATGGCGATGATTGCCGCCTATTGCGCGCGCGAAGCGATACGGCGGGGATCGAAAGATAACGTAACGGTAATGGCCACCAATCCGGCAAAACCGCCAAAAGCGCCTGTATGGATGGTAATGATGGATTGTTCATCATCGTCTGACGTCGCCATAGTCACCAATGACCATTTAAAACGCATGGTCACAAGACCTTATATTTTAGAAGCCACACGTCCTAAAACTTCCACGATTGGCCCAGGCCATCCGGCGCATCCAATGCGGCACCCGCGCACGCGGCGCCGATAA
- a CDS encoding transcriptional repressor, producing the protein MTKLKTKKTNTLPANDLTPIRKKVLHIIRGYNRPIGAYALLDEYKKDHPNAAPPTIYRALEYLMDQHLIHKIEKLNAYVACGHDHNHGNHTEAVQILVCTKCGKTRETDATELNKSTAKLAKKLGFVVEQSILEVIGHCKNCQSS; encoded by the coding sequence ATGACAAAATTAAAAACTAAAAAAACCAATACTTTGCCGGCGAACGATTTAACACCGATTCGCAAAAAAGTATTGCATATTATTCGCGGATACAACCGCCCCATCGGCGCGTATGCGTTGCTGGACGAATATAAAAAAGATCACCCCAACGCGGCGCCGCCGACCATATACCGCGCGCTGGAATATTTAATGGATCAGCATTTGATTCATAAAATTGAAAAATTGAATGCTTATGTCGCCTGTGGCCACGACCACAATCACGGCAACCATACCGAGGCGGTGCAAATTCTGGTTTGCACCAAATGCGGCAAAACGCGCGAAACCGATGCTACAGAGCTGAACAAAAGCACCGCCAAACTTGCTAAAAAGCTTGGCTTTGTGGTGGAACAAAGTATCCTGGAAGTCATCGGGCATTGTAAAAACTGCCAATCATCTTAG
- a CDS encoding adenylosuccinate lyase, whose protein sequence is MIPRYSRAEMANIFSDDNKYKIWLEIELLAAEAMVPLGIVPDSAVKNCRAKAKFDIPRIAEIEAETKHDVIAFLTNVAEYVGEDARFLHQGMTSSDVLDTTLAVQLKQAAELLIADLNALLAAIKKRAMEYKNTPTIGRSHGIHAEPTTFGVKLAGHYAAFERCVKRLQAAKDDIATCAISGAVGTFANVDPSVEEYVAKKLGLKSEPVSTQIIPRDRHAMFFATLGVIASCIENLATEIRHLQRTEVREAEEFFSAGQKGSSAMPHKRNPVLTENLTGLARIVRGSVTPALENVALWHERDISHSAVERTILPDACVALDFALARLTGVVEKLLVYPERMQQNLDALGGLVFSQRVLLALTQKGVSREDAYKLVQRNAMQVWERGADFQSLLKADKDITAKLPANDIESLFDMKYHTKHVDTIFKRVFGA, encoded by the coding sequence ATGATCCCGCGTTATTCAAGGGCCGAAATGGCCAATATTTTTTCGGACGACAATAAATATAAAATCTGGCTGGAAATAGAACTTCTCGCCGCCGAAGCGATGGTGCCGCTGGGCATCGTGCCGGACAGTGCTGTGAAAAATTGCCGCGCGAAGGCGAAATTCGATATTCCCCGCATCGCCGAAATCGAAGCCGAAACCAAACATGACGTGATTGCGTTTTTAACCAACGTCGCCGAATATGTCGGCGAAGACGCAAGGTTTTTACATCAAGGCATGACATCGAGCGATGTTTTGGACACCACCCTCGCGGTGCAATTGAAACAAGCGGCCGAATTACTGATCGCGGATTTAAATGCGCTGCTGGCGGCGATTAAAAAACGCGCGATGGAATATAAAAACACGCCCACCATTGGCCGCAGTCACGGCATTCACGCCGAACCGACCACTTTTGGCGTTAAACTCGCTGGCCATTATGCCGCGTTCGAACGTTGCGTGAAACGTTTACAAGCGGCGAAGGACGATATCGCCACTTGCGCCATTTCCGGCGCGGTGGGCACGTTCGCCAATGTCGATCCATCGGTCGAAGAATACGTCGCCAAAAAACTGGGATTAAAATCCGAACCCGTATCGACGCAAATCATTCCACGCGACCGGCACGCCATGTTTTTTGCAACGCTGGGCGTTATTGCAAGCTGCATTGAAAATCTCGCCACCGAAATCCGCCATTTGCAACGCACCGAAGTGCGCGAAGCCGAAGAATTTTTCAGCGCCGGACAAAAAGGATCGTCCGCCATGCCGCATAAACGCAATCCGGTATTGACGGAAAACCTGACTGGTCTTGCGCGTATCGTGCGCGGCTCTGTTACCCCAGCTTTGGAAAACGTAGCGTTGTGGCATGAACGGGATATTTCCCATTCCGCGGTTGAACGCACGATTTTGCCGGATGCTTGCGTGGCGCTGGATTTTGCCCTCGCCCGGTTAACCGGCGTTGTTGAAAAATTGCTGGTTTACCCGGAACGCATGCAGCAAAATCTGGATGCGCTGGGCGGTTTGGTATTCTCGCAACGCGTATTGCTGGCCTTGACGCAAAAAGGCGTCAGCCGCGAAGACGCGTATAAACTGGTTCAACGCAATGCGATGCAAGTTTGGGAACGCGGCGCCGATTTTCAATCGCTGTTAAAAGCCGATAAAGACATCACCGCCAAATTGCCGGCGAATGACATCGAATCCTTATTTGACATGAAATATCACACCAAGCACGTGGACACGATTTTCAAACGGGTTTTTGGCGCATAA
- a CDS encoding Na+/H+ antiporter, protein MGHMLHSTEIVLTLLFIMALISLFSKLVSIPSPIMMTLAGLGLSMIPAMPEIKLNPDQVFLLFLPPLLYTSGASTSWRDFRLHMRAIVTLATGLVIATSIAIAATAMYTIPGMTWPLALLLGAIISPPDAVAVTAIAKRLNLPKRIVVILEGESLMNDATSLVLFKLALSIILSGVFSWNTSVTEFVQMAGGGIAAGILIGFLAVKLRMPIDDPSVEVVLSLLTPYAAYLAAEFMHCSGILSVVACGLYVGWHLPSITSSQSRLVSYTIWEVISFILNNVIFLLIGLQLMHIVESIQMYRTEDLVLYTAITSLTMIAVRVVWVYFGAYTPHLLSKRVREQETKPPANWVLFVGWAGMRGVVSLAAAMAIPVTLNDGTPFPYRDLILFITFVAIIITIVIQGLSLGYIAKLLKIPKDESETMEERAARHHITATALQYLKIFEGSDYHHPTAIEALQTDYSLRLNALDNRDSSPYLSCIQSHQDLRRDLINLQRQELLNLRRNKKIGDEVMRKLIRELDFEEMHQRSPV, encoded by the coding sequence ATGGGCCACATGTTGCACAGCACCGAAATCGTACTAACGCTGTTGTTTATTATGGCTTTGATCAGTCTTTTTTCCAAGCTGGTCAGCATTCCATCGCCGATCATGATGACCCTGGCCGGTTTGGGGTTGTCGATGATTCCGGCAATGCCGGAAATTAAACTGAACCCGGATCAAGTATTTTTATTATTTCTGCCGCCGCTATTGTACACCAGCGGGGCCAGCACGTCCTGGCGCGATTTCCGTTTGCATATGCGGGCCATTGTCACGCTGGCAACCGGCCTTGTAATCGCGACTTCCATCGCAATCGCCGCAACCGCGATGTATACGATCCCCGGCATGACCTGGCCGCTGGCCTTATTGCTTGGCGCCATCATATCTCCGCCCGATGCGGTTGCCGTTACCGCCATCGCCAAACGCCTCAATCTGCCGAAACGTATCGTGGTTATATTGGAAGGCGAAAGCCTGATGAACGACGCCACCAGCTTGGTGTTATTCAAACTGGCCCTTAGCATTATTTTATCCGGCGTATTTAGCTGGAACACTTCGGTGACCGAATTCGTACAGATGGCGGGCGGCGGCATTGCCGCAGGCATTTTAATAGGATTTCTGGCCGTCAAATTGCGCATGCCGATCGACGATCCTTCAGTCGAAGTTGTCTTATCGCTTTTGACGCCATACGCCGCCTACTTGGCCGCCGAGTTTATGCATTGTTCCGGAATTTTATCGGTAGTGGCTTGCGGCCTGTATGTTGGCTGGCATTTGCCCAGCATTACATCGTCACAAAGCCGGCTGGTATCGTACACCATATGGGAAGTCATCAGTTTTATTTTAAACAATGTCATTTTCCTGTTAATCGGCCTGCAGTTGATGCACATCGTTGAATCGATACAAATGTACCGCACAGAAGATTTAGTTTTATATACCGCGATTACCTCGCTGACCATGATCGCGGTGCGCGTAGTGTGGGTGTACTTCGGCGCCTACACGCCGCATTTATTGTCAAAGCGCGTGCGGGAACAAGAAACCAAGCCGCCGGCAAACTGGGTGCTATTCGTTGGCTGGGCCGGGATGCGCGGCGTGGTATCACTGGCCGCCGCGATGGCCATTCCCGTAACGCTGAATGATGGCACGCCGTTTCCATATCGCGATTTGATTTTATTCATCACCTTTGTTGCAATCATTATTACCATTGTTATCCAAGGACTAAGCCTGGGGTACATCGCCAAATTGCTGAAAATCCCAAAAGATGAAAGCGAAACCATGGAAGAACGCGCCGCCCGTCACCACATCACGGCAACCGCGCTTCAATATTTGAAAATTTTCGAAGGATCGGACTATCATCACCCAACCGCGATCGAAGCCTTGCAAACCGATTATTCATTGCGCCTAAATGCATTGGATAACCGGGACAGTTCGCCATATCTTAGTTGCATCCAGTCGCACCAGGATCTGCGCCGCGATTTGATCAATCTGCAACGGCAGGAATTGTTGAATCTGCGCCGCAACAAGAAAATAGGCGACGAAGTCATGCGCAAATTGATCCGCGAACTGGATTTCGAAGAAATGCATCAAAGAAGCCCGGTATAA
- a CDS encoding competence/damage-inducible protein A, producing MSPTAAIIIIGNEILAGHTREENIPFLAGECSRLGIALREVRVVPDVELAIVKAVNECRAEYQYVFTTGGIGPTHDDITADSVAAAFGVPCEENADGIQRLQNYYRTQGIELNEARRRMARMPRGASIIENPVSSAPGFRIGNVFVMAGVPNIMQQMFKGLIPQLVGGPPILTRSITCRLMEGNIADDLTAIQNQYAEVDIGSYPAFRNGAYQLKLVLRTTDQKLLDQASSAITSMAQKHGDSAFQIQDW from the coding sequence ATGTCTCCTACCGCCGCCATTATAATTATAGGTAACGAAATCCTTGCCGGGCATACGCGCGAGGAAAATATCCCTTTTTTAGCTGGGGAATGCAGCCGGTTGGGTATTGCCTTGCGCGAGGTGCGTGTCGTGCCGGACGTGGAATTGGCCATTGTCAAAGCGGTCAATGAATGCCGCGCCGAATATCAATATGTATTTACCACTGGCGGTATTGGCCCAACCCATGACGATATTACCGCCGACAGCGTTGCAGCGGCATTTGGCGTTCCATGCGAAGAAAACGCGGACGGAATACAGCGTCTGCAAAATTATTACCGTACCCAGGGTATCGAATTGAACGAGGCACGCCGCCGGATGGCCCGTATGCCGCGCGGCGCCAGCATTATTGAAAACCCGGTCAGCAGCGCGCCGGGATTCCGGATCGGCAATGTATTTGTGATGGCTGGCGTGCCCAATATTATGCAGCAAATGTTCAAGGGATTGATTCCGCAATTGGTCGGCGGTCCACCCATTTTAACGCGCAGCATTACTTGCCGGTTGATGGAAGGAAACATAGCAGACGACCTGACCGCAATTCAAAACCAATATGCTGAAGTTGATATTGGATCTTATCCAGCCTTTCGCAATGGGGCGTATCAGTTAAAACTGGTATTGCGTACCACGGACCAAAAATTGCTGGATCAGGCGTCTTCTGCCATAACTTCTATGGCCCAAAAACATGGCGATTCCGCATTCCAAATTCAGGATTGGTAA
- the map gene encoding type I methionyl aminopeptidase, with protein sequence MYTRENSEKITLHKPEDFAGMRKAGRLAAEVLDFITPHVIEGVTTDKLDQLCEKFIRDHGAIPAPLGYKGYPKSICTSINHVVCHGIPSDRVLMDGDILNVDVTVILDGWYGDTSRMYAIGDIPVRAKKLMDVTYESMMRGIAAVKPGAKLGDIGFAIQSYVEENRFSVVRDFCGHGLGRVFHAPPSVLHFGERGEGDELKPGMFFTIEPMVNAGKYDTKILADGWTAVTRDKSLSAQFEHTLAVTDTGYEIFTLSPAGLDKPYA encoded by the coding sequence ATGTACACCCGCGAAAACAGCGAAAAGATCACATTACACAAGCCCGAAGATTTTGCCGGCATGCGCAAGGCTGGCCGTTTGGCCGCCGAAGTGCTGGATTTTATCACACCGCACGTTATCGAAGGCGTGACCACCGATAAATTGGATCAATTATGCGAAAAATTCATTCGCGATCATGGCGCTATCCCTGCCCCGCTGGGATATAAAGGTTATCCAAAATCCATTTGCACATCGATCAACCATGTTGTCTGCCACGGCATTCCATCCGACCGTGTGTTGATGGACGGCGATATTCTGAATGTCGACGTTACGGTTATTCTGGACGGCTGGTATGGCGATACGTCGCGCATGTACGCCATCGGCGATATTCCGGTGCGTGCGAAAAAATTGATGGATGTGACTTATGAATCGATGATGCGCGGCATTGCCGCGGTTAAACCGGGCGCGAAATTGGGCGATATCGGATTTGCGATTCAATCTTATGTCGAAGAAAACCGGTTTTCCGTGGTGCGCGATTTTTGCGGTCACGGCTTGGGCCGCGTATTCCACGCCCCGCCCAGCGTTTTGCATTTCGGCGAACGCGGCGAAGGCGATGAATTGAAACCGGGCATGTTTTTTACCATTGAACCTATGGTGAACGCCGGTAAATACGACACCAAAATTCTGGCGGATGGGTGGACCGCGGTAACGCGCGATAAATCATTGTCGGCGCAGTTCGAACATACGCTGGCCGTAACCGATACCGGCTATGAAATTTTCACCCTGTCACCCGCCGGACTGGACAAGCCTTACGCTTAA
- a CDS encoding phosphoribosylaminoimidazolesuccinocarboxamide synthase, whose protein sequence is MAKQRRRIYEGKAKILYEGPEPGTIVQYFKDDATAFNNQKKGTIEGKGVLNNRISEFIMTKIGELGIPTHFIKRLNMREQLIYSLEIIPIEVVVRNVVAGNLAKRLGVDEAQTLPRPIVEYYYKKDELGDPMVTLDHIVAFGWADADEIDGLTGLTLRINDFLTGMFMGVGLRLVDFKLEYGRLYDEDGNGILMLADEISPDNCRLWDIKTNEKMDKDRFRRDLGGVTEAYQEVARRLGLMNEGLAEVVSTKSNVEAIGPKKKG, encoded by the coding sequence ATGGCCAAACAACGCCGCCGAATTTACGAAGGTAAAGCCAAAATTTTATACGAAGGTCCGGAACCTGGAACCATCGTTCAGTATTTCAAAGACGACGCCACTGCCTTTAACAATCAGAAAAAAGGCACGATTGAGGGCAAAGGCGTTCTGAACAACCGCATTTCAGAATTTATTATGACCAAAATTGGCGAATTGGGCATTCCCACCCATTTCATCAAACGCCTGAATATGCGCGAACAATTGATTTATTCGCTGGAAATTATTCCAATCGAAGTCGTGGTCCGCAACGTGGTTGCCGGAAATCTGGCCAAACGACTTGGCGTTGACGAAGCGCAAACCCTGCCCCGCCCGATTGTCGAATATTATTACAAAAAAGACGAATTGGGCGATCCAATGGTCACGCTGGATCATATCGTCGCTTTCGGTTGGGCGGATGCGGATGAAATTGATGGCCTGACGGGCCTTACCCTGCGCATCAACGATTTCCTGACCGGCATGTTCATGGGCGTTGGTTTGCGTCTGGTGGACTTCAAATTGGAATATGGCCGCCTATATGACGAAGACGGCAACGGCATTTTGATGTTGGCCGATGAAATCAGCCCGGATAATTGCCGCCTGTGGGACATCAAAACCAACGAGAAAATGGACAAAGACCGTTTCCGCCGCGATTTGGGCGGTGTTACCGAAGCGTACCAAGAAGTCGCCCGCCGTTTGGGCCTGATGAACGAAGGTTTAGCCGAAGTGGTATCTACGAAAAGCAACGTAGAGGCGATTGGACCGAAGAAGAAAGGGTAA
- a CDS encoding acyl carrier protein produces MSCHIIQTTVDDADLAKFMLALEKVGATLSHPLQLDTSTSNLGIDYKICGEGGGWYASDIADLVTELTSLYNTDPPEGFDIVPLFSSTVTVRDLLKKVKEWASQPTNHDLALFAHVLSTHRTRTSAPKLFEDTLLTSMNLGELDYSSLIAALEEAYGVILPRFNTDELLNRIYTVGDLIQFVKASKPDPNSPVTQAGNQTFTRDQVLDLVCEQMAATFDRDRQTLSAETPLALAGVTHERKDTEKAVEALERKFGIPNRVNPRSVSRNNCMDDLAKAVLHVLMDQHRIRAQ; encoded by the coding sequence TTGAGTTGTCATATCATACAAACTACAGTTGATGATGCAGATCTCGCAAAATTCATGCTCGCTTTAGAAAAAGTTGGAGCCACTCTTTCTCACCCACTGCAATTAGATACATCCACCTCAAATTTAGGAATAGATTATAAAATTTGCGGTGAAGGAGGCGGTTGGTATGCTAGCGATATTGCCGACCTAGTAACCGAATTAACCTCGCTTTATAATACGGACCCGCCTGAGGGATTTGATATAGTCCCATTATTCTCCTCAACAGTTACTGTTCGTGACCTACTGAAAAAAGTCAAGGAATGGGCTAGCCAACCAACCAATCACGATCTTGCCCTATTTGCTCATGTATTGAGCACTCATAGAACGCGCACATCAGCACCAAAATTATTCGAAGATACCTTGCTTACCTCAATGAATTTAGGAGAATTAGACTATAGTTCGTTGATTGCAGCCTTAGAAGAAGCTTATGGGGTAATTCTTCCGCGTTTTAACACCGACGAATTATTAAATCGTATATATACTGTCGGCGATTTAATCCAATTTGTTAAAGCATCTAAACCGGACCCCAATTCTCCGGTAACGCAGGCTGGCAATCAGACATTTACCCGCGATCAGGTTTTAGATCTGGTATGCGAACAAATGGCGGCCACATTTGATCGGGACAGGCAAACTCTTTCCGCAGAAACTCCGCTCGCACTTGCCGGTGTTACGCATGAACGCAAAGATACGGAAAAAGCAGTGGAAGCACTCGAAAGAAAATTTGGGATTCCAAATCGAGTCAATCCAAGATCTGTTTCCAGAAACAACTGCATGGATGATCTGGCAAAAGCGGTATTACACGTGCTGATGGACCAACATCGTATTCGTGCACAGTAG
- a CDS encoding NAD kinase — MKIHFAAADYAFAQEALKQLSKDHKSYPLADADVIVALGGDGFLLETLHKSLKHHLPVYGMNRGSIGFLLNQYHPENLSARLKNAETVTLHPLRMAAIDIAGEQFEALAFNEVSLFRQTRQAAKLRIAVDAIPRMEELICDGVLVSTPAGSTAYNLSAHGPIIPLGSDILALTPISAFRPRRWKGALLPCTAKVTIDVIDPKKRPVSVVADDKEFRDIQTVEIAENRGLTLKLLFDPENHLKERILREQFLP; from the coding sequence ATGAAAATTCATTTTGCCGCCGCCGATTATGCCTTTGCCCAAGAAGCCTTAAAACAGCTCAGCAAAGACCATAAAAGCTATCCGCTGGCCGATGCGGACGTGATCGTGGCCCTGGGCGGCGACGGATTTTTACTGGAAACTTTGCACAAATCGCTGAAACATCATTTGCCGGTTTACGGCATGAATCGCGGCAGCATCGGATTTTTATTGAATCAATATCATCCCGAAAATTTATCGGCGCGGTTGAAAAACGCCGAAACCGTAACGCTGCATCCGCTACGCATGGCGGCCATCGATATCGCCGGCGAGCAATTCGAAGCATTGGCGTTTAACGAAGTGTCCTTGTTCCGGCAAACCCGCCAGGCGGCAAAATTGCGCATCGCGGTCGATGCCATCCCCCGTATGGAAGAATTGATATGCGATGGCGTGCTGGTATCGACGCCGGCCGGCAGCACCGCTTATAATCTTTCGGCGCATGGCCCTATTATTCCGCTGGGTTCCGATATTCTGGCCCTGACCCCAATCAGCGCATTTCGCCCCCGCCGTTGGAAAGGCGCGCTTTTGCCTTGCACCGCAAAGGTAACGATTGACGTCATTGACCCTAAAAAACGCCCCGTCAGCGTGGTGGCGGACGACAAGGAATTTCGCGATATTCAAACCGTGGAAATCGCGGAAAACCGCGGTTTAACGCTGAAATTGCTGTTCGATCCGGAAAATCATTTAAAAGAACGGATCCTGCGGGAACAGTTCTTGCCATAA